In the genome of Bacillus thuringiensis, the window TAAAAATGTAAATGCAGTTCAAAAGTTGCAAGTAGAGCAATTGCAGTACATTGATGGTTTAAAAGGGTTATCAAGCTCATTTGAAGAAATGGTTGTTCATTTCTGTAAAGAACAAGGAGTTGAATCGTTTCGTGTAAGTGCGTTATTTTCGTGTTTTTCTCAAGAAGAAATTGAAAAAATGGAAGAATTACAAAAAAACGTAACTGAATTAGAAGAGAATGTAAAAATGATTCTTTTGAAAAATCAATATTACTTAAACGTACTATTAAAAACTACAGAAAGTATTGTGGATTCTGTTTCTGAATATAACTTAGAGCGAAACAATAATTCGCAAATCTTTATGAACGAACTATTGTAAAGGAGAAGTGAAGCTTTATGAGATTATCTGATTATAATACACCGCTATCAGGCATGTTAGCGGCTCAAATGGGGTTACAAACAACGAAACAAAACTTGTCTAACATTCATACACCGGGTTATGTTCGTCAAATGGTGAATTACGGATCTGCTGGAGGGAGTAAAGGGTATGCACCAGAACAAAGAATAGGGTATGGGGTACAAACATTAGGTGTTGATCGTATTACAGATGAAGTGAAGACAAAGCAATATAATGATCAAATGTCACAGTTCTCTTACTATGCATATATGAATTCTACTTTGTCGCGAGTAGAGTCTATGGTAGGAACGACAGGTAAAAATTCATTATCTAGTTTAATGGATGGGTTTTTCAATGCTTTTCGTGAAGTTGCAAAAAATCCGGAGCAATCAAATTACTACGATACATTAATTGCTGAAACGGGGAAGTTCACAAGTCAAGTAAGTCGTCTCGCGAAAAACTTAGATACAGTGGAAGCACAGACGACAGAAGATATTGAAGCGCATGTTAATGAATTTAATCGACTTGCTGCTAGTTTAGCAGAAGCGAACAAGAAAATTGGACAAGCTGGTACACAAGTACCAAATCAACTATTAGATGAACGTGATCGTATTATGACAGAAATGTCTCAGTATGCAGATATAGAAGTATCTTATGAAGCTACAAATCCTAATATTGCAAGTGTTAGGATGAATGGTGTTTTAACTGTAAATGGTCAAGATACATATCCACTTCAATTACAGAAGGATAAAAAGCCAATGTCTGTACAAATATCTGGAACGGATATCCCATTAAGTGGTGGGACAATTTTATCGGCAATTGATACGAAAGCAAAGATTACAAATTATAAAGATAATCTGAATGAGTTTGTAAATTCGTTAAAAAAACAAGTGAATAATACTATGAAGAAAGAGCTTTTTGTAGGAGAAGATGCGAAGAAACTTGAATTGAATCCTGATTTTATAAAAGATATTTCAAAAATGAAAATTTCGGCTGAAACTGCCAACAACCTTGCGGCTATTACAGATAAAGGCTATAAGGATGGACTTACATATAAGCAAGCCTTAGATCAATTTTTAGTTGGGGTAGCCTCTGATAAAAGTTCAGTAAATGCATATCAAAATATTCATAAGGATTTATTAGAAGGTATCCAGCAAGAAAAGATGAGCATCGAGGGCGTAAATATGGAAGAAGAAATGGTTAATTTAATGGCCTTCCAGAAATACTTCGTGGCGAATTCTAAAGCTATAACTACGATGAATGAAGTGTTTGATAGTTTGTTTTCGATTATTAGATAAGGAGTAGTCATGTATAGTTGGTAATTGGAAATATTTAAGGAGGAGATAGAAATGAGAGTATCTACATTTCAAAATGCAAACTGGGCAAAGAATCAGTTGATGGATTTAAATGTGCAACAGCAATACCACCGAAATCAAGTAACCTCAGGGAAGAAAAACCTTCTTATGAGTGAAGATCCACTTGCAGCAAGTAAATCATTTGCGATTCAACATTCATTGGCAAATATGGAGCAAATGCAGAAAGATATAGCGGATTCGAAAAATGTATTAACACAAACTGAAAATACTTTACAAGGTGTTTTGAAATCTTTAACAAGAGCAGACCAATTAACAGTACAAGCATTGAATGGTACAAATAGTGAAAAAGAATTGCAGGCTATTGGTGTAGAGATTGATCAAATTTTAAAACAGGTCGTCTATTTAGCGAATACAAAAGAACAAGGTCGTTATATTTTCGGTGGTGATAGTGCAGAAAATCCGCCATTTACAGAAGATGGTACGTACCAGGGTGGAAAAAATGATGTGAACTGGAAACTAAATGACGGTTATGAATTCAAAGCGTTCCGTAACGGTGAAGCATTATTATCCCCTGTTATAAAAACGTTAAAACAGATGAGTGAAGCAATGCAAAACGGTGAGCAAAAAGCACTAAAACCGTTATTAGAAGGAAATAAGCAAAACTTAGATGGCATCATTAACCGTACAACTGAAGTTGGTTCAACAATGAACACAATGGAGACGTTTAAAACAATTTTAAGCGAGCAAAATGTAGCACTTCAAGAAAACCGTAAAGAAATTGAGGATGTTGATTTAGCGGTCGCAATTTCTGATTTAGCTTATATAAACGCAACGTACGAAGCAACATTAAAAGCTGTTAGTACAATGAGTAAAACGAGTATTTTAGATTACATGTAAATGATAAGGAGTGAAAAATATGGCAGGAACAATATCTGATTATGGTGGCAGACAACAAATATGGAATTTAGGAAATAACATAATAGATACAAAGAAGTTAGTAGATTTAGAGTTACAAGCATTGGAAATGAAAAAATCCCCTTATACTACACAAAAACAAACATTAACAAATGAAAAAAACGTGTATGCAAGCATGAAAAAAGAATTTGGCAATCTTGTACAAGTGTTCAAAGATTTATCCGCATTTAAAGGTGATGAAAAGAAAATAACTCTATCCAAAGATGGCTTTATGAAAGCACAAGCGGATGCTGCTGCAATTCCTGGAACATACACGATTACAGTAGAACGGGTAGCTGAAAGACATCAAATAACTACAGCTCCACTTACTCCTTCAAAAACTCCTGAAGGTATGGAGCAAAAATTTAGTTTAGATTTAAAACTTGGAGTAGATGATGTATTTCAGATAAATGGAAAAGAAGTTAAAATCTCAAAAGATATGACGTATAAAGATCTTGTCAATAAGATAAATAATGGGAATTATGGTGCATCAGTATATACATTAGGGGATCAACTATTTTTCACATCGACTACTGCAGGAGAAGCTGGAGAGCTGAAATTAACTGATGGCGCCAATGGTTTTTTACAAAATATAGGGCTAGTTACTTCTGCGAAAAATACGGATGGAACGAATGTTGTTGCACATCAAGTGACAGGAGCAATAAACGCTGAGTATACAATAAATGGAATAAAAGGAACTAGTAAAACAAATAAGATTGATACAATTCCAGGATTAACCATTAATTTAGAAAAGGAAACTACAGAGCCAATAAAATTAACTATTGAAGATTCTGATATAAAAAATTCAATAGATTTAATAAAAAAAATGAAAGACGAGTATAATAAGGCAGTTAAAAGTTTGGATTTATTTGCTGGAGAAAATGGAGTAATGCAAGGGAATAATGTGTCATTTGCTATCAATAATGCAATGACAGGTATTTTTAAATTCTCCCAAGATGATAAGTATTTATTTTCTTTTGGAATTCAAATTGATAAAAAAGGCAATATGACTCTTGATGAAGAAAAATTAAAAACAGCTTTTAAAGAGAATCCGGAATCCACGAAACAATTTTTCTTTGGTTTAAATGGTTTAGGTCATGATACAGAGAAAAAGTTAGACGGGATATTTGGAGATGAAGGAATTATTGGGAAACGTTCTAAAAGTATTGAAAAGCAAGTAACTGATTTAGAGAGAAAAATTCAAGATATTGATACAGTTAATAAGGAAAAACAAAAAACAATTATTGATAAATATGCAAAATTAGAAAGTCAGTTAGCATTGCTTGATAGTCAGTTGAAGACAATTCAAGCAATGACAAAAACAAAAAGTGATGACTAATGAAAGCTGAGGAAGTGATTGTATGCAAGCATGGCAACGTTATATGCAAAATGATATTATGACTAGTAATCCAATTAAAAATACAATATTTATTTATGAAAGATGCATCATTGAGTTTCGTAAATTGGAAGAATTTTTAAATACATTCAAACTTCAAGAGGGTGATGAACTTCTTGAAAAGTTAGAACGTATATTTGAAGAGTTGAAGCTCCAGTTAAATCCTGATATTACGAAAGATTTATACGATAGTTTATTTGGTTTATATGACTGGATTAGCATTCAAATTCAAACGATGAAAGTCACGCGTGAAGTAAAAGATATTGATGCCATTGTGCAAGTGCTACAGGATTTAATAGATGGATACCGTGGAGCGCTTGAAAATGAACAATGATATTTATCGAACGTTTGTCGGCTGTTTTAATGAAATCGGTGAATTGCAAGTGTCAGATGAAGAGTTTGCTGAGAAGAGTGAGATGTTAAATCGTTGGATGATGACACTAGATGAAGAAAAACGTACGCAAGTTGCAGCAGAAGTAAGCCCATTCATTATTAAGGCAGCTCAGCATATTCGAGATAAGCAAAAGATTTTGGAAGAAATGATTATGGCAAATGATGGGCGAATGAAGGCTAATTCATTTTACGGTAAATATTAATAATAACGTTTGGAAACAGATTCCCCTTTTAAAAGGGGGTCTATTCCTTCGTTTAAATAAAGAACTCCGCTGATTGAGGTTTCATTTTATGACTGTGATGAAAAAATAGTAATCTAAATAATAGAAAAATGGATTTTAGTTTATAGTTCATATATTGAAATGTTGTATAGATTACTGGGTGTATACAGTTTTTTGTATTCTTTTTTATATTTTTGTATTTTTCTAAAGACAATAATGGAAAAATGGAATAAAATATGTAAGGGTACATAATAGTAAATATTTTAATAAACACATATAAGAAAATAAATAATGAAGTGAAACTTCTATCAGTGGATCATTAAGTTAGAAAAGAAAGGGTGTGGAATATGCCAGATTTAGTGAGTGATGTAAGCCATTATATGAATTATTTAGTGACGAAACGAAATACTGTTTCTAGTAATATTGCAAATGCAAATACACCTGGCTATAAAGCACAAGATGTAACATTTGCTGAGCAGATGAATAAAAGTAGTGCATTATATAAAAACAATGCGGCTGATTTAAAGAGCAATCCAGATTTATATCAAACGAATGAAATGCACTTGCCGACAGTAAATACGAAAAATACATATGCAAAGATTCAAACAAAATCAATGCAAACGAATAAAGACGGGAATAGTGTGGATGTAACGACAGAAATGCTAGATTTAATGAAAACAAATCAGTTATATGGTATTTCAATTAACGCAATTAATACACAATATGCAATTAACCAAGCGGCACGCGGACGTTAAAAGTAGAAGGAGAGACAACGGATGTTTCAGGCAATTAATGCAAGTGGCTCAGGGCTAACGACAGCGCGAAAGTGGATGGAAGTTACTTCTAACAATATTGTAAATGCGAATACGACGGCGGCTCCGGGGGCAGATTTATATGAGCGTCGTAGTGTGGTGCTAGAATCAAACAATAGTTTTGCAAGTATGTTAGATGGTGCTCCTACTAATGGAGTAAAAATAAAAAGTATTGAAGCAGACAAAACGGAAAATTTAGTGTATGATCCGACGCATCCGCACGCAAATGAAGAAGGATATGTACGTTATCCAAATATTGATGTAACTGCTGAAATGACGAATGTAATGGTTGCTCAAAAAATGTATGAAGCGAATACGAGTGTATTAAATGCAAATAAAAAAATGCTTGATAAAGATTTAGAAATCGGCCGAGGATAAGGGGGAAGATAGTAATATGAAAATCCAACCAATGTTAAATACACAACCATTTGGAGCAATTCAGTCAATTGGTGCACCGAAAACTTCTCAAACATCTGTAGTTGAGGGGAAAAAGTTTATTGATTTATTGGAAGATATGAATCAAACGCAAAACAATGCACAAACAGCAGTATATGATTTACTAACTAAAGGGGTAGGAGAAACACATGACGTTTTAATTCAGCAAAAGAAAGCTGAGTCTCAAATGAAAACGGCTGCTCTCGTACGTGATAATCTTATTGAAAATTATAAGTCACTAATTAATATGCAAATTTAGGAAAGTGGACGGGTGTGTTTAAATGGAAAAGATGAAAAATGTTATCCAATCGTTAAAAACGTGGCATAAGTTAGTAATTGGTGCTGCGCTTTTAGCGATTGTAACAGGAGCACTTTTATACTTCACCTTGCCAGATAAATATGTTGTTGTATATCAAAATTTAAATGATACAGATAAACAAGAGATTACAGCAGAATTATCGAAGTTAGGTGTCGATTATCAATTAGCGGCCGATGGTTCGATTCGTGTGCAAAAGAATGATGCTCCATGGGTTCGAAAAGAAATGAATGGGATGGGCTTACCGTTTAATTCTAAAAGTGGTGAGGAAATTTTATTAGAAAGCTCGCTCGGTTCAAGTGAGCAAGATAAAAAAATGAAGCAAATTGTCGGTACGAAGAAGCAATTGGAGCAAGATATTGTAAGAAACTTTGCGACAGTTGAAACGGCAAATGTTCAAATTACATTGCCTGAAAAAGAGACAATTTTTGATGAAGAAAAAGCAAAAGGAACAGCGGCGATTACGGTTGGAGTGAAACGTGGACAATTGTTAACAGCTGATCAAGTTGCAGGTATACAGCAAATGATAAGTGCAGCAGTTCCTGGTGTAAAGGCAGAAGAAGTAAGCGTTATTGATAGTAAAAAAGGTGTTATCTCAAAAGGGACAGATGAAGCACATTCTAGTAGTTCTTCTTCTTATGAGAAAGAAGTAGAGATGCAGCATCAACTTGAAGGTAAATTAAAGCAAGATATTGATGCAACGTTAATGACGATGTTTAAACCGAATGAATATAAAGTGAATACGAAAGTATCTGTAAACTACGATGAAGTTACACGTCAGTCAGAAAAGTATGGTGATAAAGGTGTACTTCGTAGTAAACAAGAGCAAGAGGAAAGCTCTACTGCGCAAGAAGGGGCAGATACGAAGCAAGGTGCTGGTATTACAGCGAACGGTGAAGTGCCAAACTACGGTACGAACAATAATCAAAATGGTAAAGTTGTTTATGATAATAAAAATGGTAACAAAATCGAAAACTATGAAATAGATAAAACAGTTGAAACAATTAAGAAACACCCAGAATTAACGAAAACAAATGTTGTTGTATGGGTAGATAATGATACGCTAGTAAAACGTAGAATTGATATGACAACTTTTAAAGAAGCAATTGGAACAGCGGCAGGACTTCAAGCTGATCCGAACGGTAACTTTATAAATGGTCAAGTTAACGTTGTAACTGTTCAGTTCGATCAGCCGAAAGCCGAAAAAGAGAAAGAGCCAGAAAAAAGTGGTATGAACTGGTGGTTATTCGGTGGAATTACAGCTGGCTTATTAGCAATCGGTGGTCTAGTATGGTTCTTATTAGCAAGACGTAAGAGAAAGAAAGAAGAAGAAGAGGAATATGAAGAATACTTAGCAGAAGAGGAAGTGGCTGCAAGTAATGAAAGTATCTTGGAAATTCCTGAAGAAAAAATAGTGCCAGAGCCAAAACCTGAACCAGAAGAACCGAAAGAACCAACGTTAGATGAACAAGTGCAGGATGCTACGAAAGAACATGTAGAAGGAACTGCAAAAGTAATTAAAAAATGGTTAAACGGACAGTAAGGGAGGAACAACGATGTTAGATGAAATCTCCTCCAAAGAAAAAGCTGCCATCCTTATTCGCACATTAGAAGAAGGGGTGGCAGCAAAAGTCATTGAATATATGACAGCTGAGGAAAAAGAAGTACTACTTCGTGAAATCGCAAAGTTTCGTGTATACAAACCAGAAACGTTAGAAAATGTACTAGGAGAGTTCTTATATGAACTAAATGTAAAAGAATTGAACTTAGTCACTCCAGATAAAGAATATATTCGTCGCATATTTAAAAACATGCCAGAAGACGAACTGGAAAAATTATTGGAAGATCTTTGGTATAACAAAGATAATCCGTTTGAGTTCTTAAATTCACTTACAGATTTAGAGCCACTCCTTACAGTGCTTAATGATGAATCACCACAAACAATTGCAATTATCGCTTCTTATATTAAACCGCAACTTGCGTCTCAATTAATTGAGAGATTGCCAGATCATAAACGAGTAGAGACTGTAATGGGTATTGCAAAATTAGAACAAGTTGATGGCGAATTAATTAATCAAATTGGTGAGTTGTTAAAATCGAAATTAAATAATATGGCATTTAGTGCAATTAATAAAACTGATGGCTTGAAAACGATCGTAAACATTTTAAATAATGTTTCACGAGGTGTTGAAAAAACAGTCTTTCAAAAGCTGGATGAAGTCGATTATGAGTTATCTGAGAAAATTAAAGAAAATATGTTTGTCTTTGAAGACTTACTTGGTCTTGAAGATCTTGCGCTTCGCCGTGTATTAGAAGAAATTACAGATAACGGTGTTCTTGCGAAAGCACTTAAAATTGCAAAAGAAGAAATTAAAGAGAAACTATTTACATGTATGTCTTCAAACCGTAAAGAGATGATTCTAGAAGAATTAGATGGCTTAGGACCACTTAAGATGACGGATGCTGAAAAAGCGCAGCAAACGATCACTGGTACAGTGAAAAAGCTAGAGAAAGAAGGAAGAATTATCGTTCAAAGAGGTGAAGATGATGTCCTTATTTAAAAACAGAATTCCGAAGAATTCTGTTTCTTTTTCTGAAGAAACGTATGAATTACAATTTCCAAAACCAGCTTCAGTTCAAATAGAAGAGGAAGAATTACAAGCTGATCATGCAGAACTTCGCGCCCAGCAAGAATCATTACATATGGAAATGAATCAGCTAAGGCAAGAGAAGCAAATGCTAGAACGAGAGCAGCAGCAGTTATTACAAGATAAAGAACAATTTCAAATGCATATTCATGAACAAATGGAACAGATGGAAGCAGCGCGTGTGCAGTTTCAAAAAGAACAACAAGAAACAGCATATGAATGGACAGAGTTATTATGGGATCAATCTTTTCATCTAGCAGAAAAAATCGTGAATCAAGCGGTAGATTCACGATCGCTTGATGTGTTACCTATTTTAACTGGCATCGTGCAAACATTGCCAACTTCGTTTGAAAAATTAATCATTACAGTACATCCAGAAACGTTTGAACGTATTCAAGAAGAGAAGGAGAATACGAAAGAATATTGGTTACTACAATTAGTAGAATGGAAATATGATTTCTCCCTGCAGTTTGGTGAATTTGTTCTGGAAGAAGAGAAAGAGTTCTTTGAATTTAAATTTGCACCTATATTTGCGAAACTTCGTCAGAAATGGGAAGAAGAGAAGTTATTTGAGGAGCAAAATGTATGAGTCGCCTGTTAATGAATGAGAACGAAAAATGGAATAAGTTCATTGAAACACCGCTGTATACGAAAGTAGGCAAAGTTCATAGTGTACAAGAACAGTTTTTCGTAGCAAAAGGGCCGAAAGCGAAGATCGGAGATGTTTGCTTCGTTGGAGAACATAACGTCTTATGTGAAGTGATTGCCATTGAAAAAGAAAATAATATGCTACTTCCATTTGAACAGACAGAAAAAGTATGTTATGGAGATTCAGTGACTTTAATTTCAGAAGATGTTGTTGTACCACGTGGTAATCACTTACTCGGAAAAGTGTTAAGTGCAAATGGTGAAGTATTAAATGAGGAAGCTGAAAACATTCCATTACAGAAAATAAAACTAGATGCACCGCCTATACATGCATTTGAACGTGAAGAGATTACTGATGTATTTGAAACAGGAATAAAATCAATTGATTCTATGCTAACAATTGGTATCGGTCAAAAGATTGGTATTTTTGCTGGGTCAGGTGTTGGTAAATCTACTTTACTTGGAATGATAGCAAAAAATGCAAAAGCTGATATAAACGTTATTAGTTTAGTAGGAGAACGTGGCCGGGAAGTAAAAGACTTTATTCGAAAAGAGTTAGGCGAGGAAGGGATGCGAAAAAGTGTCGTTGTTGTAGCGACGTCAGATGAAAGTCATCTTATGCAACTTCGTGCAGCGAAGCTTGCAACGTCTATTGCTGAATACTTCCGTGATCAAGGCAATAATGTATTACTTATGATGGACTCTGTTACTCGTTTTGCCGATGCACGAAGAAGTGTTGATATTGCTGTTAAAGAGTTACCGATTGGTGGTAAAACACTGTTAATGGAAAGTTATATGAAGAAGCTGTTAGAACGGTCCGGGAAAACACAAAAGGGATCTATAACAGGGATTTATACGGTGCTTGTTGATGGGGACGATTTAAATGGCCCTGTACCAGATTTAGCACGTGGTATTTTAGATGGACATATTGTATTAAAGCGTGAGCTTGCAACGCTTAGTCATTATCCTGCAATTTCAGTATTAGATTCAGTAAGTAGGATTATGGAAGAAATCGTGTCGCCACATCATTGGCAACTTGCAAATGAAATGAGGAAAATTTTATCAATTTATAAAGAAAATGAATTGTATTTTAAGTTAGGAACGATTCAAGAAAATGAAGAAAATGCTTATATTTTTGAATGTAAAAATAAAGTAGAAGGTATAAATACATTTTTAAAGCAAGGTCGATCGGATAGTTTCCAATTTGATGATATCGTTGAAGCGATACACCATATAGTATAAGGCCTCTGCCTAAGAGGTCTTATTTTTTTGTTTTTTAATATTTCACAGATTTTTTTGGAAAAAAACTATATAATAGAAAAAGAGAACGTTATAATAGGAAGGGGCTATGAAAACAGGTGGATAAACAGCAGTACGACACAATAAAATTGCAAATAAATCAAGAAAAAGAACATATTTTAAAAGAAGTGTATGAATTAACAGCTGAAAAAAGAAAAATAGAACAAAAAAAAGAATATGATTTATATGTTGTGAAATCGCGTAGTAAAGTCGTACAAACTGGGCAACGTATTATGGCGGGCATGCTTTCTTCACATACGTTTTCACCTGAAAGAATAGAAGAATGGAATCGAAAAATTAAAAAAACGGAAGGTTTTATTCAAAAAAATGAAAGCCTTTTAGAGCAAGTAAAAGAAAAAGAACGTGTCATTGATGAGATGTATCAAGAAAATTGTAAAAAGCTTGCGAAAGCACAAGAAAAGCTGGAAGAAAAAATGCTTCTGGATTTGAAAATGTGTATGAATGGATGAGGTGAATGTAGTGATACAGTCTGTATTACCGGTGCAACAAAGTTTACCTCCGCAAAAAGAAAAAGGGCTAGAAGTACAATCAAAAAATGAAGATTCTTCATTCGATCGTACGATGAGAATGGAAAATAAAAAACAGCCACAAACGGAGAAAACGAAACGAGAAGAAGCACCACCAGAAGAGAAAAAAGATTATATTCTTTCTAAAAAATCGGTAACGAAAGAAGAACCAAATGTAAAGAAAGAAGAAAAAAAAGAGACAGAACAGTTGTTATTAGCTGTATCTGAGCAAATGGTTGCAATTGAGCAATTACATGTGCAGCCGGAATTGTTATATCAATACATACAAAAAATACAAGAGCTATATAAAGAATATGGCAATATTAAACTTAATGAATTACCTGCAGCTGAATTACAACAATTACAAGAACTTCTTTCAAATATGAATATCAAAAATGCTATATGTTTAGAAGATACAATGCAAATGGTATTAAACAAAATGAAGATGCCAGAGCAAACGATGCAAGCATTGAAAGTTGTAGAAACAGAAACTTGTAATATTGCAAAGGAACAAGAAGAGTCTAAAGAGGTAGATCTTCCAAAACTTGAGAGCGATGATGCAAAGGTAGAGTTGCCAGAGGTTGATGCATTAAATGATTCGAGCTCTGCAGGTGCAGAGTTATTAAATAAAACGACGAGTACCGAACAAATAGGGAAATCAAATAGTGGTGCTGAGAAAGTTTCATTACCTGACTTAGGAAAGAAAATGGAAGCGCAAGTAGAAGCGCTGCAAAAATTTGTAGTGAAACAAGAACGTGTTTTATTCCAGTTAAATCCAGAAAAACTTGGTACATTAACAGTGTTTATGAAAAAACACGGAGATCAAATTGACGTTCACGTAGAAATGGAAAAACACGATGCGAAAAAACGTGTTGAAATCATTTTTGATGAATTGAAATTAAAGTTAAAAGAAAAAGAAATCAATATTCAAATTAGCTATTCAGATAAAGATGAAAATCGTAAAGAACAGCGAGAACAAGAGCAAAGGCAAAAACAGAAATTAGCAAATACAAATCATGAAAAACAACAATCAACAGAATTTGCGGGATTATTGGAGGAATAAAGCGTGCCAACAGTTGGGTTAAATACAACGAGTACAAATCATATTCCGTTACAAGCAGGAGCGCAAGCAAAAAACGCATCTGTTAATGGTGTACAATCGCCAGTGCAACAAACAAACGGATTATCAGCAAGTAATCAAAAAACACCCGGTATTATGGATAAAGATGATTTCCTGAAACTTTTTTTAGCAAGCTTTCAACATCAAGACCCGTTTAATGCGATGGATATGAACCAAATGATGAATCAAACGGCTCAACTATCGCTTATGGAGCAAGTACAAAATATGACGAAAGCAGTAGATAAACTACAATCAACGATGTATACGACAGCTCTTGATGGAGGGATGAAATTTTTAGGAAAGTATGTTAGAGGTATAAACAATAAGGGAGAGCAAGTGACTGGTCAAGTGGAAACAGTTCGACTTGCCGAAAATAACGATGTACAACTTATTGTTGATAATCAAGTTGTCTCACTTCGTTTTGTAGAAAGGGTTTCAGATAAACCGATAGCAGAAGCAAATCCAGAAGATGAGAAGAAAGATGATATAGAAAAAAATGAAGAGGTTAAGCAAAATTAATAAAAGGAGTGTATATAGGTTATGATTAAAGCGTTATATACAAGTATTACAGGGATGAATGCAGCACAAAATGCATTAAGTGTTACTTCAAATAATATTGCAAATGCACAAACAGTTGGATATAAAAAGCAAAAAGCTATTTTTGATGATCTGCTATATAATAATACGGTTGGTTCACGTGGGGATGGTGCTTATGCTGGTACGAATCCAAAGAGTATTGGTAACGGTGTAAAGTTTAGTGGGACATCTACAGATTTTAGTGATGGTTCTATTACTTTAACTAGTGATAAAATGGAGACAGCCATAGAGGGAAATGGTTTATTTTTAGTTGGCGATCGTAATAGCGGAAATGTAGAGTATACGAGAAAAGGGTCTTTCGGTGTATC includes:
- a CDS encoding FliH/SctL family protein, which encodes MSLFKNRIPKNSVSFSEETYELQFPKPASVQIEEEELQADHAELRAQQESLHMEMNQLRQEKQMLEREQQQLLQDKEQFQMHIHEQMEQMEAARVQFQKEQQETAYEWTELLWDQSFHLAEKIVNQAVDSRSLDVLPILTGIVQTLPTSFEKLIITVHPETFERIQEEKENTKEYWLLQLVEWKYDFSLQFGEFVLEEEKEFFEFKFAPIFAKLRQKWEEEKLFEEQNV
- the fliG gene encoding flagellar motor switch protein FliG; translation: MLDEISSKEKAAILIRTLEEGVAAKVIEYMTAEEKEVLLREIAKFRVYKPETLENVLGEFLYELNVKELNLVTPDKEYIRRIFKNMPEDELEKLLEDLWYNKDNPFEFLNSLTDLEPLLTVLNDESPQTIAIIASYIKPQLASQLIERLPDHKRVETVMGIAKLEQVDGELINQIGELLKSKLNNMAFSAINKTDGLKTIVNILNNVSRGVEKTVFQKLDEVDYELSEKIKENMFVFEDLLGLEDLALRRVLEEITDNGVLAKALKIAKEEIKEKLFTCMSSNRKEMILEELDGLGPLKMTDAEKAQQTITGTVKKLEKEGRIIVQRGEDDVLI
- a CDS encoding flagellar hook-length control protein FliK, which produces MIQSVLPVQQSLPPQKEKGLEVQSKNEDSSFDRTMRMENKKQPQTEKTKREEAPPEEKKDYILSKKSVTKEEPNVKKEEKKETEQLLLAVSEQMVAIEQLHVQPELLYQYIQKIQELYKEYGNIKLNELPAAELQQLQELLSNMNIKNAICLEDTMQMVLNKMKMPEQTMQALKVVETETCNIAKEQEESKEVDLPKLESDDAKVELPEVDALNDSSSAGAELLNKTTSTEQIGKSNSGAEKVSLPDLGKKMEAQVEALQKFVVKQERVLFQLNPEKLGTLTVFMKKHGDQIDVHVEMEKHDAKKRVEIIFDELKLKLKEKEINIQISYSDKDENRKEQREQEQRQKQKLANTNHEKQQSTEFAGLLEE
- a CDS encoding flagellar hook assembly protein FlgD — encoded protein: MPTVGLNTTSTNHIPLQAGAQAKNASVNGVQSPVQQTNGLSASNQKTPGIMDKDDFLKLFLASFQHQDPFNAMDMNQMMNQTAQLSLMEQVQNMTKAVDKLQSTMYTTALDGGMKFLGKYVRGINNKGEQVTGQVETVRLAENNDVQLIVDNQVVSLRFVERVSDKPIAEANPEDEKKDDIEKNEEVKQN
- the fliI gene encoding flagellar protein export ATPase FliI: MSRLLMNENEKWNKFIETPLYTKVGKVHSVQEQFFVAKGPKAKIGDVCFVGEHNVLCEVIAIEKENNMLLPFEQTEKVCYGDSVTLISEDVVVPRGNHLLGKVLSANGEVLNEEAENIPLQKIKLDAPPIHAFEREEITDVFETGIKSIDSMLTIGIGQKIGIFAGSGVGKSTLLGMIAKNAKADINVISLVGERGREVKDFIRKELGEEGMRKSVVVVATSDESHLMQLRAAKLATSIAEYFRDQGNNVLLMMDSVTRFADARRSVDIAVKELPIGGKTLLMESYMKKLLERSGKTQKGSITGIYTVLVDGDDLNGPVPDLARGILDGHIVLKRELATLSHYPAISVLDSVSRIMEEIVSPHHWQLANEMRKILSIYKENELYFKLGTIQENEENAYIFECKNKVEGINTFLKQGRSDSFQFDDIVEAIHHIV